Proteins from a genomic interval of Mycobacterium conspicuum:
- the rpmB gene encoding 50S ribosomal protein L28 translates to MAAVCDICGKGPGFGKSVSHSHRRTSRRWNPNVQTVHVVTRPGGNKKRLNVCASCIKAGKVTRG, encoded by the coding sequence ATGGCCGCTGTGTGCGATATCTGCGGGAAAGGCCCCGGCTTCGGTAAGTCGGTGTCGCACTCCCACCGCCGCACCAGCCGCCGGTGGAACCCGAACGTCCAGACCGTGCACGTCGTGACCCGCCCCGGCGGCAACAAAAAGCGGCTGAACGTCTGCGCGTCCTGCATCAAGGCCGGCAAGGTCACCCGCGGCTAG
- a CDS encoding DAK2 domain-containing protein — MGTSDRVLDASALRDWAHASVSDLITHIDEINRLNVFPVADSDTGANMLFTMRSALAEANAEAGSGCAARVAAALSAGALNGARGNSGVILSQILRGIADVTAGAAADAGGELREVDAYLLGAALRRGVALVITSMGDEVPGTIVSVLRAAADAVGQCARDGLGAAVAAAGDAAVVALEKTPEQLDVLADAGAVDAGGRGLLVLLDALRSTVTGQAPVRTVYEPSPRAEAADPQAAAAERRAPQFEVMYLLDGCDAQAADTLRDRLGELGESVAIAEAAEATRGYSVHVHTDDAGAAVEAGLAAGRLSRIVISALTSGAAGLPAGGWTRERAVLAVVDGAGAADLFAGEGASVLQPDASGITAHQLVRAVVDTGAAQVMVLPNGYVPAEELVAGCTAAIGWGIDVVPIPTGSMVQGLAALAVHEPGRQAVDDGYTMARAAGAARYGSVRIATESALTFAGQCRPGDGLGIAGDEVLIVAADVAAAAIGLLDLLLASGGDLVTVLVGAGAEQDPHATAVGDVLEAHVHDHHPGTELMIYRTGHRGDALLIGVE; from the coding sequence GTGGGCACGTCAGATCGTGTGCTGGACGCCTCGGCCCTGCGCGACTGGGCGCACGCCTCCGTCAGCGATCTGATCACTCACATCGACGAGATCAACCGCCTCAACGTCTTCCCCGTCGCCGATTCCGACACGGGCGCCAACATGTTGTTCACCATGCGTTCGGCCCTGGCCGAGGCGAATGCCGAGGCGGGTTCCGGGTGCGCCGCCCGGGTCGCGGCCGCCTTGTCCGCCGGTGCGCTCAACGGCGCGCGCGGCAACTCCGGGGTGATCCTGTCCCAAATCCTGCGGGGCATCGCCGACGTCACCGCGGGCGCGGCCGCCGATGCCGGCGGGGAACTGCGCGAGGTCGACGCCTACCTGCTCGGGGCCGCTCTGCGCCGGGGGGTCGCTTTGGTCATCACCTCGATGGGCGACGAGGTCCCGGGCACCATCGTCTCGGTGCTGCGCGCCGCCGCCGACGCCGTTGGGCAATGCGCCCGGGACGGCTTGGGCGCGGCGGTCGCCGCCGCGGGCGACGCTGCCGTCGTGGCGCTGGAAAAGACGCCGGAGCAGCTGGACGTCCTCGCCGACGCCGGCGCGGTGGACGCCGGCGGGCGGGGCCTGCTGGTCCTGCTGGACGCGCTGCGCTCGACGGTCACCGGTCAGGCGCCCGTTCGCACGGTGTACGAGCCGTCGCCGCGTGCCGAGGCGGCCGACCCCCAGGCAGCGGCCGCCGAACGCCGCGCACCGCAATTCGAGGTGATGTACCTGCTGGACGGGTGCGACGCCCAAGCGGCCGACACCCTGCGGGATCGGCTCGGCGAGTTGGGCGAATCGGTGGCCATTGCAGAAGCAGCCGAGGCGACCCGCGGCTATTCGGTGCACGTCCACACCGACGACGCCGGTGCGGCCGTCGAAGCGGGGCTGGCGGCCGGGCGGTTGAGCCGGATCGTGATCTCCGCGCTGACCTCGGGCGCCGCCGGGCTGCCGGCGGGCGGCTGGACACGGGAACGCGCGGTGCTGGCCGTCGTCGACGGCGCCGGTGCCGCCGACTTGTTCGCCGGGGAGGGCGCCAGCGTGCTGCAACCCGATGCGTCGGGCATCACCGCGCATCAGCTGGTGCGGGCCGTGGTGGACACGGGGGCGGCGCAGGTCATGGTGCTGCCCAACGGCTACGTGCCCGCCGAGGAGCTGGTGGCCGGCTGCACCGCCGCGATCGGCTGGGGCATCGACGTGGTGCCGATACCGACGGGATCGATGGTGCAGGGGCTCGCGGCGCTGGCCGTGCACGAACCGGGCCGCCAGGCCGTCGACGACGGCTACACCATGGCCCGCGCCGCCGGCGCCGCCCGGTACGGATCGGTGCGCATCGCCACCGAGAGCGCGTTGACCTTCGCGGGCCAGTGCCGGCCCGGCGACGGCCTGGGCATCGCGGGCGACGAGGTGCTGATCGTGGCCGCCGACGTGGCCGCCGCGGCGATCGGCCTGCTCGATCTGCTGCTTGCCTCGGGCGGCGACCTGGTCACGGTGCTGGTGGGCGCCGGTGCAGAGCAGGACCCCCACGCCACCGCGGTGGGCGACGTCCTGGAAGCCCATGTGCACGACCACCATCCGGGCACCGAGCTGATGATCTACCGCACCGGCCATCGCGGCGACGCGCTGTTGATCGGGGTCGAGTAG
- the recG gene encoding ATP-dependent DNA helicase RecG: MATLTDRLDYLVGGDAAERLDEVFGIRTVDDLLRHYPRTYTVGTTVIGPEDEQPEPGQHITIVDTITSAAMITTKKNPRKKIFRITVGSGRGAVTATFFNAHYISRDLKKGTRVMLSGEIGFYKNTMQLTHPAFLILDGRARGSNSLKNLAKTSENTRGGELAIEDFEYSFFPIYPASARLQSWDIFSCVRQVLDMLDPVEDPLPAELVAAHGFISEDEALRAIHLSEDEQLRRRARERLTFDEAVGLQWALLARRHSELSESGPPAPPRPDGLAAELLRRLPFELTAGQREVLDVLSDGLASTRPLNRLLQGEVGSGKTIVAVLAMLQLVDADYQCALLAPTEVLAAQHVRSISDVLGPLAMGGQLGGADNAARVALLSGSMTAAQKKQLRAEIAAGQVDIVVGTHALLQDAVEFHNLGMVVVDEQHRFGVEQRDRLRAKARAGITPHLLVMTATPIPRTVALTVYGDLETLTLRELPRGRQPITSRTIFIRDKPAWLDRAWQRIIEEVAAGRQAYVVTPRIDESDEPEKEGARPSETAVGLYARLRSGELANLRLGLMHGRLSADEKDAVMAGFRAGDIDVLVCTTVIEVGVDVPNATVMLVMDAERFGISQLHQLRGRIGRGEHPSLCLLASWVGPGSAGGRRLSAVADTMDGFALADLDLKERKEGDVLGRNQSGRAITLRLLSLADHLALIEAARDFCASAYQETSPHPGLTALAARFTDTDRIEYMDKS; encoded by the coding sequence ATGGCGACACTCACCGACCGGTTGGACTACCTGGTGGGCGGCGACGCCGCCGAGCGACTTGACGAGGTGTTCGGCATCCGCACCGTCGACGACCTGCTGCGCCACTACCCCCGCACCTACACCGTGGGCACGACGGTGATCGGCCCCGAAGATGAGCAGCCGGAGCCCGGCCAGCACATCACCATCGTCGACACCATCACCTCCGCGGCGATGATCACGACGAAGAAGAACCCGAGGAAGAAGATCTTCCGCATCACCGTCGGCTCCGGGCGCGGCGCGGTGACGGCCACCTTCTTCAACGCGCACTACATCAGCAGGGACCTCAAAAAGGGCACGCGGGTGATGCTGTCCGGGGAGATCGGCTTCTACAAGAACACCATGCAGCTGACACACCCGGCGTTCCTCATCCTCGACGGAAGGGCCCGTGGCTCCAACAGCCTGAAAAACCTCGCCAAGACCTCCGAAAACACCCGGGGCGGCGAGCTGGCGATCGAAGACTTCGAGTACAGCTTCTTTCCGATCTATCCGGCCAGTGCCAGGTTGCAAAGCTGGGACATCTTCTCCTGCGTGCGCCAAGTGCTCGACATGCTCGATCCAGTTGAGGACCCGCTGCCGGCGGAACTGGTTGCCGCGCATGGCTTTATCTCCGAAGACGAAGCGTTGCGCGCCATCCATCTCTCCGAGGACGAACAGCTACGCCGACGGGCCCGCGAGCGGTTGACGTTCGACGAGGCGGTCGGCCTGCAGTGGGCGCTGCTGGCGCGCCGGCACAGCGAGCTGTCCGAGTCCGGGCCGCCGGCGCCGCCGAGGCCGGACGGCTTGGCGGCAGAACTGTTGCGGCGCTTGCCATTTGAACTGACCGCGGGCCAGCGCGAGGTGCTCGACGTGCTGAGCGACGGCCTCGCGTCGACGCGGCCGTTGAACCGGCTGCTGCAGGGTGAGGTCGGGTCGGGCAAGACGATCGTCGCGGTGCTGGCGATGCTGCAGCTGGTCGACGCGGACTACCAATGCGCACTGTTGGCACCAACGGAAGTCCTTGCCGCACAACATGTTCGGTCGATCTCCGACGTCCTGGGTCCGTTGGCCATGGGCGGCCAGTTGGGCGGGGCGGACAATGCCGCCCGCGTGGCGCTGCTCAGCGGCTCGATGACGGCAGCCCAGAAGAAGCAGCTGCGGGCCGAGATCGCCGCGGGCCAGGTGGACATCGTCGTCGGCACCCACGCCCTACTGCAGGACGCGGTGGAATTCCACAACCTGGGCATGGTGGTGGTCGACGAGCAACACCGCTTCGGGGTGGAGCAGCGAGATCGATTGCGGGCCAAGGCCCGTGCGGGAATCACCCCGCATCTGCTGGTGATGACGGCCACGCCAATACCGCGCACGGTGGCGCTCACGGTCTACGGCGACCTGGAAACCCTGACGCTGCGCGAACTTCCGCGTGGACGCCAGCCGATCACCAGCAGGACGATTTTCATCCGCGACAAGCCCGCGTGGCTGGACCGGGCCTGGCAGCGCATCATCGAGGAGGTCGCCGCCGGGCGGCAGGCCTACGTGGTGACGCCCCGCATCGACGAGAGCGACGAGCCGGAGAAGGAAGGCGCGCGACCGTCGGAAACCGCCGTGGGCCTTTATGCCCGACTGCGATCCGGTGAGCTGGCCAACCTGAGGCTCGGACTCATGCACGGGCGGCTGTCCGCCGACGAGAAGGACGCCGTGATGGCGGGTTTCCGTGCGGGCGACATCGATGTCCTGGTGTGCACCACCGTCATTGAGGTCGGCGTCGACGTCCCCAACGCCACCGTGATGTTGGTGATGGATGCCGAACGGTTCGGCATCAGCCAGCTGCACCAGCTGCGCGGTCGCATCGGTCGCGGCGAGCACCCCAGCCTGTGCCTGCTGGCCAGCTGGGTCGGGCCGGGGTCGGCGGGCGGCCGGCGACTGTCCGCGGTCGCCGACACCATGGACGGGTTCGCGCTCGCCGACCTGGACCTCAAGGAACGCAAGGAAGGAGATGTGTTGGGCCGCAACCAATCCGGCCGGGCGATCACGTTGCGCCTGCTGTCGCTGGCCGACCATCTGGCCCTGATCGAAGCCGCTCGCGACTTCTGCGCAAGTGCCTACCAGGAGACCAGCCCGCACCCCGGATTGACCGCGCTGGCAGCACGATTCACCGACACCGACCGCATCGAGTACATGGACAAATCGTGA
- a CDS encoding HNH endonuclease family protein, which yields MNRKVLLWLSATALLAVLVAYQTWGSSTARHAGEVAARADVPTVAPGTDVLAGVGVVPMRVHRYDYHRTAFGDAWTDDNDAPLGHNGCDTRDDILNRDLVDKTYVSIKRCPDAVATGTLHDPYTNTTIAFQRGAKVGESVQIDHIVPLAYAWDMGASGWPDAERVRFANDPANLLAVQGQANQDKGDLPPGRWMPPNTAFACQYAMQFITVVRGYALPVDQESSNVLRQAAGTCPTG from the coding sequence GTGAACCGCAAAGTCCTGCTGTGGTTGTCCGCGACCGCGTTGCTCGCGGTGCTGGTGGCCTATCAGACGTGGGGATCGTCGACGGCCAGGCATGCCGGCGAGGTCGCTGCGCGCGCCGACGTCCCCACCGTCGCTCCGGGTACCGACGTGCTCGCCGGGGTCGGCGTGGTGCCGATGCGGGTGCACCGCTACGACTACCACCGGACGGCGTTCGGCGACGCCTGGACCGACGACAACGACGCCCCGCTCGGGCACAACGGGTGCGACACCCGCGACGACATCCTCAACCGCGATCTCGTCGACAAGACCTACGTCTCGATCAAGCGGTGCCCGGACGCGGTGGCCACCGGCACCCTGCACGACCCGTACACCAACACCACCATCGCGTTTCAGCGCGGCGCCAAGGTGGGCGAATCGGTGCAGATCGACCACATCGTTCCGCTGGCCTACGCCTGGGACATGGGCGCGTCGGGCTGGCCGGATGCCGAGCGGGTGCGCTTCGCCAACGACCCGGCGAACCTGCTGGCCGTGCAGGGCCAGGCTAATCAGGACAAGGGCGATCTGCCGCCGGGACGGTGGATGCCGCCGAACACGGCGTTCGCGTGCCAATACGCCATGCAGTTCATCACGGTAGTGCGCGGTTACGCGCTGCCGGTGGATCAGGAGTCGTCGAACGTGTTGCGTCAGGCCGCCGGCACCTGCCCGACGGGGTGA
- a CDS encoding aldo/keto reductase, whose translation MAGQSGANIPSIALNDENTMPVLGVGVGELSEDEAERAVSAALEMGCRLIDTAASYGNEAAVGRAIAASGIPRAELFVTTKLAIADQGLSNAVAACGASMERLGLDYLDLYLVHWPAASLGKYVDSWGGLIQLRGDGQVRSIGVANFTDEHLEMVIDLSFVTPAVNQIELHPLLNQDAMRKANAQHNVVTQSYTPLALGRLMDHPTVTSVAGQYGKTPAQVLLRWNLQLGNAAVFRSANAEHIASNLDIFDFELAAEHMDAINALDDGTRLREDPETYVG comes from the coding sequence GTGGCCGGCCAATCGGGCGCCAACATTCCATCAATAGCTCTCAATGACGAGAACACGATGCCGGTCCTTGGCGTCGGGGTCGGCGAATTGTCCGAGGACGAGGCCGAACGCGCCGTGTCGGCCGCGCTGGAAATGGGCTGCCGGCTGATCGACACCGCCGCGTCCTATGGCAACGAGGCCGCCGTCGGGCGGGCGATCGCGGCCTCGGGCATTCCGCGCGCCGAGTTGTTCGTCACCACCAAGCTGGCCATCGCCGACCAGGGTCTGTCCAACGCCGTGGCCGCCTGCGGCGCCAGCATGGAGCGCCTCGGCCTGGACTACCTCGACCTGTACCTGGTGCACTGGCCGGCCGCGTCGCTCGGCAAGTACGTCGACTCCTGGGGCGGGCTGATCCAACTCCGCGGCGACGGCCAGGTCCGTTCGATCGGCGTGGCCAACTTCACCGACGAGCATCTCGAGATGGTTATCGACCTCAGCTTCGTCACACCGGCGGTCAACCAGATCGAGCTGCACCCGCTGCTCAACCAGGACGCGATGCGTAAGGCCAACGCCCAGCACAACGTCGTCACGCAGTCCTACACCCCGCTGGCCCTGGGCCGGCTGATGGACCACCCGACGGTGACGTCCGTCGCCGGCCAATACGGCAAGACGCCGGCGCAGGTGCTGCTGCGGTGGAACCTGCAGTTGGGTAACGCGGCGGTGTTCCGTTCGGCCAACGCCGAGCACATCGCCAGCAATCTGGACATTTTCGATTTCGAATTGGCCGCCGAGCACATGGACGCGATCAACGCGCTCGACGACGGCACCCGGCTGCGCGAGGACCCGGAGACGTACGTCGGTTAG
- a CDS encoding alpha/beta hydrolase, whose amino-acid sequence MTKGPPGAPVLTLGAKGAPTRLTSRLQGVVTSVGVKVIPWVPPGAARVLSGGRAVIIDGNTLDPTLQLMLSGLHAVGIDGLAIDDDVAVSRAQMREMVVGMPGPQIHVTVDDLALPGPAGEIPARHYRPATGPDTDQATDLLVFYHGGGWSLGDLDTYDALCRLTCRDAGIQVLSIDYRLAPEHPAPAAIEDAYAAFEWAYEHGAELGARPGRVAVGGDSAGGNLAAVVCQLARDAGGPAPILQWLLYPRTDFTAQTRSLGLFASGFLLTKRDMDFFESQYLRGSGLDKTDPRVSPARAESLSGLAPALIAVAGFDPLRDEGESYAAALRAAGTPVDLRALGSLTHGFANLFPLGGGIATATAELISALRAHLSRA is encoded by the coding sequence ATGACCAAGGGTCCGCCAGGGGCGCCGGTTCTCACTCTTGGCGCGAAGGGCGCACCCACGCGGTTGACCAGCCGTTTGCAAGGTGTGGTCACCAGCGTCGGGGTCAAGGTGATCCCGTGGGTGCCGCCCGGCGCCGCGCGGGTGCTGTCGGGCGGGCGTGCGGTGATCATCGACGGCAACACGCTCGACCCGACGCTGCAGCTGATGCTGTCGGGTTTGCACGCCGTCGGCATCGACGGCCTGGCCATCGACGACGATGTGGCCGTGTCCCGGGCCCAGATGCGGGAAATGGTCGTCGGCATGCCGGGGCCGCAGATTCACGTCACCGTCGACGACCTCGCGCTGCCCGGCCCCGCCGGTGAGATCCCGGCGCGCCACTACCGCCCGGCCACCGGCCCCGACACCGACCAAGCGACGGACCTGCTGGTCTTCTACCACGGCGGCGGCTGGTCGCTCGGCGATCTGGACACCTATGACGCGCTGTGCCGGTTGACCTGTCGCGACGCCGGCATTCAGGTGCTGTCGATCGACTATCGGCTGGCTCCCGAGCACCCGGCGCCCGCCGCGATCGAGGATGCCTATGCGGCGTTTGAGTGGGCGTACGAACACGGCGCCGAGCTCGGCGCGAGACCCGGACGGGTCGCGGTCGGCGGGGACAGCGCCGGCGGCAACCTGGCGGCGGTGGTGTGCCAGTTGGCGCGCGACGCGGGTGGGCCCGCCCCCATCCTGCAGTGGCTGCTCTATCCGCGTACCGACTTCACCGCGCAGACGCGGTCGCTGGGCCTGTTCGCCAGCGGGTTCCTGCTGACCAAACGGGACATGGATTTCTTCGAGTCGCAATATTTGAGGGGGTCCGGCCTCGACAAGACCGATCCCCGGGTGTCGCCGGCGCGAGCCGAGTCGCTGTCCGGGCTGGCGCCGGCGCTCATCGCGGTCGCGGGTTTCGACCCGCTGCGCGACGAAGGCGAGAGCTACGCCGCGGCGTTGCGGGCCGCCGGGACCCCGGTCGACCTGCGTGCCCTGGGTTCGCTGACCCACGGCTTCGCCAATCTGTTTCCGCTCGGGGGCGGCATCGCCACCGCGACCGCCGAGCTGATTTCGGCTTTGCGGGCTCACCTCAGCCGGGCGTAG
- a CDS encoding DsbA family protein yields the protein MADKPKRPPRIDVTSAGRSSSRLIPIAATAVVVLLLVGIVWYVMAHKKPAPVAGGSGDAVRVTSGKLITQPGSTNPKVVVSFYEDFLCPACGDFERKYGSTVSKLIDTGAIAADYSMVSILDSPRNQNYSSRAGAASMCVADESIDAYRRFHTALYSKGIQPDERGPNFPDNAKLIELAREAGVVGKVPDCINSGKYLDKVKGAAAAAKINATPTIKINGNDYEPTTPDALVAAVKQIVGDVPGIDNPVAPAA from the coding sequence GTGGCCGACAAACCCAAACGCCCCCCGCGCATCGACGTGACGTCCGCCGGCCGTAGCTCCAGCCGGCTCATCCCGATCGCCGCCACCGCGGTGGTCGTGCTGCTCTTGGTTGGCATCGTCTGGTATGTGATGGCGCACAAGAAGCCGGCGCCCGTCGCCGGGGGCTCCGGCGACGCGGTGCGGGTGACGTCGGGCAAGCTGATCACCCAGCCCGGCAGCACCAACCCCAAGGTGGTGGTGTCCTTCTACGAGGACTTCCTGTGTCCGGCGTGCGGCGACTTCGAGCGGAAGTACGGGTCGACGGTGTCCAAGCTCATCGACACCGGCGCCATCGCGGCGGATTACTCGATGGTGTCCATTCTGGACAGCCCGCGGAACCAGAACTATTCCTCGCGGGCGGGCGCGGCGTCGATGTGCGTCGCCGACGAGTCCATCGATGCGTACCGCCGTTTCCATACGGCGTTGTACAGCAAGGGCATTCAGCCCGACGAGCGCGGACCGAACTTCCCCGACAACGCGAAACTGATCGAACTCGCGCGCGAAGCCGGGGTGGTGGGCAAGGTCCCGGACTGCATCAACAGCGGCAAGTATCTCGACAAGGTCAAGGGGGCGGCCGCGGCCGCCAAGATCAACGCGACCCCGACGATCAAGATCAACGGGAACGACTACGAGCCGACGACGCCCGACGCGCTGGTCGCGGCCGTCAAGCAGATCGTGGGTGACGTTCCCGGCATTGACAACCCCGTCGCGCCCGCGGCCTGA
- a CDS encoding vitamin K epoxide reductase family protein, whose protein sequence is MTERVSGPSALWVLIAGVAGLVASMALTIDKFKLLLNPNYVPSCNINPIVSCGSVMATPQASLLGFPNPLLGIIGFTVVLVTGVLAVAKVTLPQWYWIGLSVGTLVGAVLVHWLIFQSLYRIGALCPYCMVVWAITIPLLVVLASIVFRPAVDRGGALARVGYQWRWSIVTLWFTAVILLIMVRFWDYWSTLW, encoded by the coding sequence ATGACCGAACGCGTATCGGGGCCCAGCGCGTTGTGGGTGCTGATCGCGGGGGTTGCCGGCCTGGTCGCGTCGATGGCGCTGACCATCGACAAGTTCAAACTGCTGCTCAACCCCAACTACGTGCCGTCCTGCAACATCAACCCGATCGTGTCCTGCGGCTCGGTGATGGCGACGCCGCAGGCGTCACTGTTGGGCTTTCCCAACCCGCTGCTCGGCATCATCGGCTTCACCGTGGTGCTGGTGACCGGCGTGCTGGCGGTCGCGAAAGTGACTCTGCCGCAGTGGTATTGGATCGGGCTATCGGTCGGAACGCTGGTCGGTGCGGTGCTGGTGCACTGGCTGATCTTTCAGAGCCTGTACCGCATCGGCGCGCTGTGCCCCTACTGCATGGTGGTGTGGGCGATCACCATCCCGCTACTCGTGGTGTTGGCGTCCATCGTGTTTCGGCCGGCGGTGGACCGCGGCGGCGCCCTGGCGCGGGTGGGATACCAATGGCGGTGGTCCATCGTCACACTGTGGTTCACCGCGGTGATCCTGTTGATCATGGTGAGGTTCTGGGACTATTGGTCGACGCTCTGGTGA